GGAAAAGGAATGAATTGGGGGCAGGCTAGAAACGGAAAGACTGGTAGGGTGTCATGTGGGAAATGGGCGTGGAAACAGGAAGGGGTTAATCAGGCTGTGATTGTCTGGAAGGGGAGGAGGGTAAATTTGGCTGCTCCAAGGAGCTGAGGAGAGGAGGTAGAGATCATGCTTCAGAGTCCCGGGGCTGGGTAAACAGTAAGTGCATTTCCCACAAGGTCAGCTTTCACTGTGATAATGCCAGAGGTATAAGCAGTGAAATGTGTGTGCTGGGGGCGGGCAGGGAGAAAAGGGAGGGAAGTTCATTTTCCTGGCAAAGTGGCCTGGCCTTGGAATCAGACAGACCTTGGATCTACCAGCCTAGctccttactagctgtgtgtgcctagtcctgtgccacccccatgatcactgtgatccacagggttttcattggctgaatttcagaagtagatttccaggcctttcttcttagtccctcttagtctagaCGCTCTGCTAAAATCtgctcggcatcatagcaacatgaaagcctccagtgacaagacggtggtggctgcatatgagataCATCGGCCAGGAACTGGGGTCTTACACTCGGAAGGTGAGAGTTTGAGCACAGAACTGCCAATGCCCCCAACAAGCTTCAGACTGCTCACCTACAAAAGGGATACAAAAATATCTTCCCCATGGAGTTCTTCAAGAAAGCACTTAACACAGGGCCTGGTACATAAAGAAATTCCACAAGGGTTAACGATTTCCATCATTATGATTCTGCATCACTCGAAGCACGTTATTCACAGCGAGGATATGGACTCTGACACGCTGTGTTCAGATCCAGGTCCCCTCCTCCTAAGAACAATACTGACAAACTCTAGTCAGTCCAGTGGCGGATGACCCAGAGAGACTAAAAACCaggaaatatgaagaaaaattgtGAAAACTGAAGGTGTTTAGCCCAGATGAAACTTGGGGACTTGAGGACGGTTCAATGAAGATGAAGGAACCTTCTGTTTAACTTTAGGACACAGTTCTGGGCTGTGGAGAAAGGTTCTGGAGGCAGGCTGCTTGGTTTCGAATCCTCACACACCTTAGTCGAGTTTAACTTTTTcctagcctcagttttctcatctgtaaaatggagttaattAGATTACGTACGATATAAGGCTATCGAGGCATCGAAATGAGTTAgcatatgtaaaatgcttagaagaGTGACAtagagtaaatgctcaataaatgttaattcttATGTTGATATTATAATTACTATTACTGTCGTTTTTCAGGGCGCCAGACGGCAGCCCAGCATTTTTTGATAATCGCAGTAGTGGAAAAATGGGAATGGCTGCCTGTGTGCAGTAGCGATTCCACTTTACTGGAAGAGTTCCAAAAGTCACTGATAGTGACTAGTCAGAGTCGTAGGAGAGCAGATTTCTCCCCCAAGGTGGAGTTAGATTTTTGTCATCTCTTAAGCCCTTGGGCATCACTTTCAAGAAACACGGGCCAAGCCCTCGGGGAGGCAGGGGCAGTTGGCCAAAGATGCACTAACTCTAACCGACCGCCAGAAAGCAGCAGAGTTCAACCCCCGTGGCTTCATCCACAGAAAACCGTTCTTATTTGTTCTGAGTTTTCCCTCCTGGCAGTTTGAGTTGCTCCACCAATCTCCGTGCGCACCGCTGCAGTAATCCCGCCCATTACTAATTATTCAGCCAATCATCTCGGTGCTTTTGGGGGGCATCCCGAGCCTTCAGGTCGCTGCTCTAGCCCCGCCCCCAGGCCGCTCGGCCAATCCCCTGTGGCGGAGCAGGACGTAACACGGGGCTGTGTCGTGGTGACCACGTGGCCCAGAGGAGGCAGAGGCCAGGTAGGTAGAGGGTAGCCGGGCCTGGGGCGGGCCAGGGGAGGAGTGGGCGGAGCGGGCCTGGGCTGGCAACACCCCCTGACCCGCTggccccttccctcccccagccATGGGCGTGCAGCCCCCCAACTTCTCGTGGGTGCTCCCAGGCCGGCTGGCTGGGCTGGCGCTGCCGCGGCTCCCCGCCCACTACCAGTTCCTGTGGGGCCTGGGCGTGCGGCACCTGGTGTCCCTGACGGAGCGCGGGCCCCCCCACAGCGACAGCTGCCCGGACCTCACCGTGCACCGACTGCGCATCCCAGACTTCTGCCCGCCGGCCCCCGACCAGATCGACCGCTTCGTAAAGCTGGTGGACGAGGCCAACGCCCGGGGAGAGGTCAGCAGGCGGGGTCAGCGCAGGGAGGGAGGGACCCAGAAGGGGTCAGTGGAGGACAAGGACGGAGCTAGGGAGGTGTCGGCCAGCAGTGTTAGCTGGGCTTGGGGCGAGACATTGGGGGaagggagcaggggcaggggacaGCAGTGCACAGCAAGGACATCAACCGAGGGGGGTGGTGTGTAAATGGGAGGACTCAGAAAGGGTGAGCAGTGTGAATTGGGCTGGAGGAAAGGCAAGTAGCTGAGGAGGAGAAGCAGCCGCGAATCAGCTCGTGTGAgtggagagggagaaagggatgGGCAGACATGGGAGAAAAGGGGGTTGAAGTCAGGGAGGCTATTTAGCAGACCGCAGAGTGACACTGTCCCATCAAATATAACAGAGCCACATGtgtgatttttaattttcaagtcatcgcatgataaaaattaaaaagcaagaaaaattagGTTTGATAATATAGTTTGTTTAATCCAGTAACTCAAGAATATTATTTCAAattataatcaatataaaataaattcttaattagaagtttttattcctttttgtacTGTATTTTCAAAATCAGGTGTGCATTTTATCCCACATCTTAATTtaaactagccacatttcaagtactaagtagccacacatggctaaaaaaaaaccaaacccactgccgttgagtcaattccgactcgtagtgaccctataggacagagtacagctgccccatagggtgtccaaggagcacctggtggatttgaactgctgaccttttgattaacagctgtagctcttaaccactgtgccaccagaggttAGTAGCTTCTGTATTGGACTACATAGGTAAAGGGTTGTGGGGAGGCAGACCAGGAGCCTAACTCTTGAACCAGCCACTTCTCAGATGATTGGTGGCCTCCAAGCCACCTAGGTGCAGGGGCAGTCCTCCCTGATTTTGCTGTTGCTTTTTGCGCTCCCCCCTACCACCACCCCCCCCCTCCCCGGGCTGAGCCTTCTGCCCAGAGTCCTGAGCCTGACCAAGAAGCAGCAGTTGTGGAGAGAAGGAGTCTGACCCAGGTGAGGGACAGGAGAATATTGAGAGGGCCTTGGGCCCCACTCCATCAGGCTCTGTTTTCACAGGCGGTGGCAGTGCACTGTACCCTGGGCTTTGGCCGCACTGGCACCATGCTTGCCTGCTACCTGGTGAAGGAACGCGGCCTGGCTCCAGGAGATGCCATTGCAGAAATCCGGCGCCTTCGACCCGGCTCCATCGAGACCTATGAGCAGGAGAAAGCAGTCTTCCAGTTCTACCAGCGAACTAAATAAGGGGTGTCGGCAACCTTCTGCCTGACGTGTGTGATCAATGGGGTCAGAGACACAGAAGCAGACTAAAAGTGTTCAGCCCTCCAGCTCCCAACTGGCTCCAGAGACTGAAAtagccatctcctgctgctgggtcctgATTGAAGGGATGGCTAGGGCCCCATTGAAGTGATGGGGTCCCTCTGCTGCTTCCTTAAATAAATAACATATAAGAACCAGCTCAGATTTGCATAGCACTTGGCAGTTTACAAGCACTCTCATGCATCACCTAATTTGATCCTCACCATAGCCCTGTGCTATGGGAAAGACAGACAATCCATCCTTGTCCCTCTAAGGaggctaaggctcagagaggccgAATAATCAGCTACTCAGGGTCATACTGGTAGAAGATGGAAGGATGGGCCAGGACTACAACAAACATCTTCAACTTCTTAAAGATGCTGACACCATCTTCCTGTTTCCTGACAATATTTGATTGCAGCTTCTGAGGAACTactaaataaaaaacccaaatcccCAGCATCTCAGCCTCCTGGCATCTCAGGGTCTCTAATGCTAGACTGTTGGCACGATGCCTCAGTCTAGGCTCACCTGCCCTGTGTGTTTTATCCCCTTATTCCTCATGGGGCAAAGACGGCCCAGATGCTGTGCTCACAATAACCACCAT
This DNA window, taken from Elephas maximus indicus isolate mEleMax1 chromosome 3, mEleMax1 primary haplotype, whole genome shotgun sequence, encodes the following:
- the DUSP23 gene encoding dual specificity protein phosphatase 23, with the translated sequence MGVQPPNFSWVLPGRLAGLALPRLPAHYQFLWGLGVRHLVSLTERGPPHSDSCPDLTVHRLRIPDFCPPAPDQIDRFVKLVDEANARGEAVAVHCTLGFGRTGTMLACYLVKERGLAPGDAIAEIRRLRPGSIETYEQEKAVFQFYQRTK